CGCCTGGATCGGCGCCGCGATCGGCGTGGCCGGCCTGGCCGCCGTGGCGCTCGGCGCGAGCCTGCACCGCAGGAGCACGATCGCCGGGCAACCGGCCGAAACCCGTGAGATACGGTCTGCCGTATGAGATTGGCGAGTATCTCCTACTATCCCGTCAAGTCCACCTCAGGGCACGAGGTCACCGAGGCCGAGGTCCAGCCCTGGGGGCTGGCGGGCGATCGCCGCTACCTCATCGCCGACGAGAGCGGCGCGGTGCTCACCGCCCGCGTGGTGCCGCGCCTGCTGGCCTGCGTGCCCGTGCTCGACGCCGGCACGCTCACACTGACCGGCCCGCACGCCGAGCCGCTCACGGTGACCCCCACGTCCACCATGCCCGCCGCGTCCGCCACGTCCACCATGCCCGCCGCGTCCGCCACGTCCACCATGCCCGCCGCGTCCGCCGTGTCCGCCGTGTCCGCCGTGTCCGCCGTGTCCACCGTGCGCCTGCCCGCCGCGGAGGTGCGGCTCACGGACTGCGGCGACGAGGCGGCCGAGTGGCTGAGCGCGCTGGCGGAGCGCCCCGTGCGGCTCAAGTGGCTCGACGACCCCACCCGCCGCCCGGTCAACCCCCTGTACGGCCGCCCGGACGACCGGGTGAGCCTGGCCGACGCCTTCCCGCTGCTGCTCACCACGACCGCCTCGCTCGCCCGACTCAACGACTGGATCGCCGACACCGCGCTGGAGCTCGGCGAGGAGCCGCGGGCGCTGCCGATGCGCAGGTTCCGGCCGAACGTGGTGATCGACGGCGTGGCGGAGCCGTTCGCCGAGGACGAGTGGAAGCGCGTACGCATCGGCGAGGTGGAGTTCCGCGTGACCAAGGGTTGCGATCGCTGCGTGCTCACCACGGTCGACACCACGACCTATCGCAAGGGCAAGGAGCCGCTCAGGACGCTCGCCCGTCATCGCAAGCGTGACGGCAAGGTGTGGTTCGGCGTCAACCTGATCCCCGACCTGATTCCCGGCACCTACGGTCGCATCGCGCAAGGAGATCCCGTCATCGTGCTCTAAGGATCACGACGAAAATCCTTATTTCCCGATAAACAGGATCACCGTCCTCTTTGGGGCACTGTTAGCGGTTATGCGAGACTTCACGGGTGACCAGTGCCCCCACAAAGCCCGCTGTCTCGCCCTCTGACCGGATTCAGCGCGTTCAACGCAGAACTCTGGCGGTCCTCTCGGCGGCGCAGATCGTGGGCGGTGTCGGCGTGGCCGTCGGCCTGGCGCTCAGCTCCGTCGTGGTGGACGAGCTGTCACGCTCGACGGTCATCAGCGGCTTCGCTGGCACGGCCACCGTGCTCGGCGCGGCGCTGCTGGCCCTGCCGACCGCCAAGGCGTCGGGCCGGGGCGGGCGCCGGGCGGGGCTCTCCCTGGCGTACACGGCGGCGCTGGTGGGCTGCGTCGTCTCGGCGCTGGCCATCAGCCTGCGCACGTGGCCGCTGCTGCTCGCCGGCCTGGTGCTGGTGGGCGGCGGCAGCGCGGGCAGCCTGGCCGCCCGCTACTCCGCGACCGACCTGTCGCCGAAGGACCGCTCGGCCCGCCACCTGTCGCTGGTCGTCTGGGCCTCGACCATCGGCTCGGTGGCCGGCCCGAACCTGGCCGAGCCCGCCGACCGCATCGGCAGGAGCCTCGGGCTGGTGGAGAAGGCGGGGCCGTTCGCGTTCGCCGCCCTGGCCTTCGCCCTCGCGGTGGTCGTCATCCTCGTCTTCCTCCGGCCCGACCCGCTCACCCTCGCCCGCGCGGGCGCACCGGTGGAGGAGTCGGGACGCAACCGCACGATCCGCACCGCCTGGCAGACCCTGCGCAGCACCCCGATGGCCCGCCGCGCCCTCGTCATGATCGCCGTCAGCCACACGGCGATGGTCTCGGTCATGTCGATGACCCCGGTCAAGCTGCACCACGACGGCTCGAACCTGGACGTCATCGGCATCGTGATCAGCCTGCACATCGCCGGCATGTACGTGCTCTCGCCGGTCGTGGGCTGGCTGGCCGACAAGGCGGGCAAGGTGCCGGTGCTGGTGCTCGGCTCTGCTCTGCTGCTCGCCGCCGCCGCCCTGGCGGGCACGGCCGGGCACCGGGTGTGGCAGGTGACCGCGGCGCTGGTGCTGCTCGGCCTGGGCTGGTCGTGCGGCCTGGTGGCCGGCTCCGCGCTGGTCACCGAGTCGGTGCCGATCGAGCGCCGCCCCGCCGTGCAGGGGCTGTCGGACCTGCTGATGAACGTCTGCGGCGCCACCGGCACGATCGTCGCGGGCGCGATCGTGGGGCTGCTCGGCTACGGCATGCTCGGGCTGGTGGTCGGCGTCATGGTCGCCCTGGCCGGCCTCTGGCTGACCGCCGTCTGGCGCCGCACCTCCTGACACCGCCCCAGCCGCCACCGCCCTGCCCCGGCGCCGCGCCCTGGCGGCCCGCCTCATTTGGCGTCGGCGTAGGACTTGACCGCCACCGCCTCCATCGGGAACCGCACCGGGGTCGCGCCGAACAGCAACCGGCTGGCCTCCGCCGCCGCGGCCGCCACCGCCGCGATCACCTCCTCGGCCAGCTCGGCCGGGCAGTGCACCATCACCTCGTCGTGCTGGAAGAACACCAGCCGCGCCGGCTCCGGCAGCCGCCCCCGCAGCACGGCCAGCAGCGCCAGCGCCCACTCGGCCGCCGTGCCCTGCACCACGAAGTTGCGGGTGAACCGCCCCCGGTCCCTGGCCGCGCGCCCGCCCTCCGGCCCCGACACCAGCTCCTTCCACCGCGCCGACGGGGGCGGGCTGGTGCGGCCGAGCCAGGACCGCACGATCCGCCCCTCCTCCCCCGCCTTGGCCGCGTCCTCGACGAACTGGTAGGCCTTCGGGAAGCGCTGCCGCATCACGGCCAGCAGCTTGGAGGCGTCGCCGCTGGTGCCGCCGTACATGGCGGACAGCATCGCGATCTTGGCGTTGCCGCGCTCGCCGCCGAACGACTGCGCCAGCGCGGAGTACAGGTCGATCTCCCCCGCGGCCCTGGCCAGCCCCACGTCGCCGGCCATCGCCGCCAGCACCCGCGGCTCCAGCTGGGCCGCGTCGGCGACGATCAGCAGCCAGCCGTCGTCGGCCACCACGACCCGCCGCATGACCTTGGGGATCTGCAGCGCGCCGCCCCCGTTGGTGGCCCACCGCCCTGACACGACGCCGCCCACCACGTACTCGGGCCTGAACCGCCCGCCGCGCACCCACTGGTCGGCCCACAACCACCCGTGGGCGCTGAACAGCCGGGCCAGCTCCTTGTAGGCCAGCAGCGGCGCCACCGCCGGATGGTCGATCTGCTTGAGCTCCCACTGCCTGGTCGTCTTCAGCGCCACCCCGGCGCCCTTGAACGCCTTGACGAGCTGCTGCACCGAGTCGGGGTTGACCGCGTGCCCGAACGCGGCCGCCACCTCGTCGGCCAGCGCCTGCAGCTTGGCCGGGCGCATGCCGTGCACAGGACGCGGCCCGAGCAGCTCGGTGAGCAGCGCGTCGTGCACGTCCCTGCGCCACGGCATGCCGTCGTGCGACATCTCGGCGGCCACCAGCGCGCCGGCCGACTCGGCCGCCACCAGCAGCCGGAAGCGGCCGGGCTCGGGCAGCGCGGCGATGCGCGCGAGCTGGTCGGCCAGCACCTCGGCGACCTCCGCCGCGCCGAGCGGCTCGGGCGCGAACAGCGTGCCCGGCGCGCTCGGCTGCTCGTCCGGCACCGGCAGGGCGTGCAGCCTGGCGTGCGCGGCCCTGGCCGAGCGGGGCTCGCCGTAGCGGCCCTCGTACGCGAGCAGCAGGCCCTCCGTCAGCGCGAGGTCGTGGCAGCGCGCCACCCGCACGCCCCGCTCCAGCAGCGCCGGGTACGACTCCCGCGCGTCCGCCCAGACCCAGCGGGGCCCTTCGGCGGCCTCCAGCTCCCGCACGGCGCCCGCGAGGTCGGCGGGACGGCTCACCGCGCCACCGACCGGCAGCACCGTCTCCCCCGCGACCACGACATACACGAGGTCAAGGGTGCCAAACGCCCCCGACAGAATCGACGACGGCCTGGCACCCGGCCTCCCTCAGGTGAGGCTGATGCGCACCTCGTCCTCCACCGGCGGCTCCAGCTCCTGCGCCAGGCACCCGGTGGCCGCGAAGCAGCGCAGGGTCAGCTCCTCGGGGGTGACCGTGGCGTGCAGGAACTGCTTGAAGAACGGCGGCGTGTCCCAGTCGGACAGCTCGGACAGGAAGCGGTGGAACACCTTGTCCACCGGCAGCCGCAGCGGCCACGGCCAGGCGCCGAGCAGCCGCGCCGCCCATCGCATCCGCCGCGTGATCCGCACGGGCCCCGTCGGGCTCCTGACCGGCTCGTTCCTGATGTGCTCCGACATGATGCACAGCGCCTCGGAGGGCGTCAGGCAGAGCCACTTCATCCGCAGCCGCTTGGCGTAGAGCTGGCTGTAGAAGGACAGCGAGTCGCCGCGCAGCGGGTAGCACTTGAACGCGTCCTCGTGCACGCCGGAGACGTCCACCCGCTCGATCGTGTGCGTGGCGTGCATGAAGGCCCCGCCGCCGCCCGACACGATGTACTGGATCACCCGGTCGCCCACCCGCACCGGATAGCGCTGGTAGTTGTGCACGTCGCCGCCGATGGCCGCGACGTAGCGGTGCGCCGGGTCGCGCACGATGTCGTCGATCGTCCCGCCGCCCTCCAGCGGCGACGGCTTGTACTTGTTGCCGGTGTAGATCGGCTTGCCGGTCACCAGGATCTTCGGCCGGGGGTCGAGCGAGACCCGGCGCAGCCACGCGGTCTGCTTCTCGTCGATCACGTTCCTGATGCCGGTGTCGACGCCCACGACCAGCAGGCTGTCGCTCTCGATCGTCCAGTACGGCCCCGGCTGCGTCGCCTGCTGCGCCGGTCTGCCCCTGAGCTTGCGCGCCTCGGCCAGCTTCGCCTCGTCGATGGTCTCCGGCTTGCGCCACAGCAGGCCGCGCAGCCCCCGGTCCGGCTTCGGCTTGAGCGGCGGCGCGTCGCAGAAGACCCGCATGAAGCCGCCGAGCCCGTCGTACCAGTCGTGGTTGCCGGGGATGGCGTAGATGGGAGCGTCGTAGTCCTGGTACGGGCGGAAGAACTTGTCGGCGTACTCGTTGCCCGATCCCGTCGGATAGATCACGTCGCTGGCGATGATGGCGAAGGACGTGTCCTTGCCCAGTTTCACCATGCCCGGAACAACGGCGTACTGCGAGGCGTCGCCTTCCCCGGTATCGCCCAACAGAAGAAAACTGAATTGACTCCCGAGAGACGGTTTGATGCGAAATTCCGGATCAATCCCGCGAGCCTCCTGGGACTCCACCCAGCGCTTCCGCACCTCTCCTGACGGATCACCGAACAACCCCGCCAGGATCTCGTTGCGAGACAGCCAGAGTGTCCGCACATTCAGCCAGGAAAACCCCTGCTTATTAGGTCTGAGCTGGGCAAACGCGCCCGGTTGCACACAGGCCCAACCGGCGCCCTCCTCCGACACCCGGGAGGAAACCTGCTTTCCGCGCTCAGCCGCGACTTCCACCATGACCACATCTTTACCGCGATCTACCCTTTGCGCATCCTGAACGCTCCGTACCGCTGGGAACACAGAAGGTGGGCAATGGTGTAACCTCACCCCCCAAGCAAGCGGTTGGGACTGCCCGGGAGGCTCCCATGACCCGTAACAGCCCGGACGACGCGACACGCAAAGACACTTCCGCGGTGGCGGCCATCGAGGGCCTGCTCGCGTTGGCGGCCGGCAGGCCGCGCTGGGCCGGGGGCGCGGCGCTCAACAACGCCGGCGAGGCGATCGCGCGCAGCCGGGCGCTGGTGGCGCAGTCGCCCGGCGAGCACACCGAGCTGCTCGCCCGGTGCCTGCAGACGACCGCGAGGCTGCTGCTGGCGCGAGGGCGGGCCGTGGAGGCGCTGCCGCTGGCGCAGGAGGCGGTGGCGCTGAGCCGCTCGACCGGCGGCGCCGCGCTGTCCGTCGCCCTGCGGCGCCTGGCCCAGGCCCAGGAGGCCCTGCACCGCTACAGCGACGCCGCCGCCACGCTCGCCGAGGCCGACCGGCTCCGGCCCTCGTCCGACCCGCCCTCCGACTGACCGCTCTCGGACTGGCCCGCTCTCGGACTGGCCCGCCCTCGGACTGGCCCGCCCTCGGACTGGCCCGCCCTCGGACTGCCCCCGCTCTCAAACTGAGCTGCTCGGGCTGGCCGCGCTCTCCGGCTGGCCGCGCTCCCGGAGCGGCCATGCGCGGGTTCAGTCGCGCGGGACGAGCACGCCGGGGTTGAGGATGCCTGCGGGGTCGAGTTCGGCCTTGACCGCCCGCAGGATGCCCGCGCCGACGGGGCCGATCTCGCTCGCGTACGCGTCCAGGTGATCGCGGCCCACGCCGTGGTGGTGCGTGATGGTGCCGCCCGCCGCCACGATGGCCGCGCTCACCGCCGTCTTGGCCCGCTCCCACTGCGCCACGGGGTCGGCGTCCTGCGG
The nucleotide sequence above comes from Nonomuraea gerenzanensis. Encoded proteins:
- a CDS encoding metallophosphoesterase family protein, which encodes MSEEGAGWACVQPGAFAQLRPNKQGFSWLNVRTLWLSRNEILAGLFGDPSGEVRKRWVESQEARGIDPEFRIKPSLGSQFSFLLLGDTGEGDASQYAVVPGMVKLGKDTSFAIIASDVIYPTGSGNEYADKFFRPYQDYDAPIYAIPGNHDWYDGLGGFMRVFCDAPPLKPKPDRGLRGLLWRKPETIDEAKLAEARKLRGRPAQQATQPGPYWTIESDSLLVVGVDTGIRNVIDEKQTAWLRRVSLDPRPKILVTGKPIYTGNKYKPSPLEGGGTIDDIVRDPAHRYVAAIGGDVHNYQRYPVRVGDRVIQYIVSGGGGAFMHATHTIERVDVSGVHEDAFKCYPLRGDSLSFYSQLYAKRLRMKWLCLTPSEALCIMSEHIRNEPVRSPTGPVRITRRMRWAARLLGAWPWPLRLPVDKVFHRFLSELSDWDTPPFFKQFLHATVTPEELTLRCFAATGCLAQELEPPVEDEVRISLT
- a CDS encoding MFS transporter codes for the protein MGGVGVAVGLALSSVVVDELSRSTVISGFAGTATVLGAALLALPTAKASGRGGRRAGLSLAYTAALVGCVVSALAISLRTWPLLLAGLVLVGGGSAGSLAARYSATDLSPKDRSARHLSLVVWASTIGSVAGPNLAEPADRIGRSLGLVEKAGPFAFAALAFALAVVVILVFLRPDPLTLARAGAPVEESGRNRTIRTAWQTLRSTPMARRALVMIAVSHTAMVSVMSMTPVKLHHDGSNLDVIGIVISLHIAGMYVLSPVVGWLADKAGKVPVLVLGSALLLAAAALAGTAGHRVWQVTAALVLLGLGWSCGLVAGSALVTESVPIERRPAVQGLSDLLMNVCGATGTIVAGAIVGLLGYGMLGLVVGVMVALAGLWLTAVWRRTS
- a CDS encoding MOSC domain-containing protein, with amino-acid sequence MRLASISYYPVKSTSGHEVTEAEVQPWGLAGDRRYLIADESGAVLTARVVPRLLACVPVLDAGTLTLTGPHAEPLTVTPTSTMPAASATSTMPAASATSTMPAASAVSAVSAVSAVSTVRLPAAEVRLTDCGDEAAEWLSALAERPVRLKWLDDPTRRPVNPLYGRPDDRVSLADAFPLLLTTTASLARLNDWIADTALELGEEPRALPMRRFRPNVVIDGVAEPFAEDEWKRVRIGEVEFRVTKGCDRCVLTTVDTTTYRKGKEPLRTLARHRKRDGKVWFGVNLIPDLIPGTYGRIAQGDPVIVL
- a CDS encoding bifunctional 3'-5' exonuclease/DNA polymerase; the protein is MYVVVAGETVLPVGGAVSRPADLAGAVRELEAAEGPRWVWADARESYPALLERGVRVARCHDLALTEGLLLAYEGRYGEPRSARAAHARLHALPVPDEQPSAPGTLFAPEPLGAAEVAEVLADQLARIAALPEPGRFRLLVAAESAGALVAAEMSHDGMPWRRDVHDALLTELLGPRPVHGMRPAKLQALADEVAAAFGHAVNPDSVQQLVKAFKGAGVALKTTRQWELKQIDHPAVAPLLAYKELARLFSAHGWLWADQWVRGGRFRPEYVVGGVVSGRWATNGGGALQIPKVMRRVVVADDGWLLIVADAAQLEPRVLAAMAGDVGLARAAGEIDLYSALAQSFGGERGNAKIAMLSAMYGGTSGDASKLLAVMRQRFPKAYQFVEDAAKAGEEGRIVRSWLGRTSPPPSARWKELVSGPEGGRAARDRGRFTRNFVVQGTAAEWALALLAVLRGRLPEPARLVFFQHDEVMVHCPAELAEEVIAAVAAAAAEASRLLFGATPVRFPMEAVAVKSYADAK